The Mobula hypostoma chromosome 5, sMobHyp1.1, whole genome shotgun sequence region AAAGCtggaataaaatatatttttcctCTACCTAGGCATGTTGAAGCGTTGGATTGACAGTCAGAGATACTTGTCAGATCACCCCCACCTAGTTTGTCAAGAAACTGCTAATTATTTGATAAAGTGGTGCTTTCATTTAAAAGAGGAGGAGGTAAGGCTGAAAGGAATTGATGTCCTTCAAAAACATAGGGTTTGTTTTGGGCTATCTTCAGTTTCTCTAGGCTGTGGGAAGAGTGTTTATGCGTGGAGTGAGATATAATCCACTTTCAATTTAGAGGCATACACACCTTGTTTAATAAAAACCAAGATACTGGAAGTGGAAAGGGAGCAAATACTTGAGCTGATTTAGTAATTAGTAAATCATTGATCATTTCACATTCAAATACATTGagttagtgcaaaaagaaaacaacaacagaatggtaAATTCACTGCTGCAattatggagaaagtgcagagcaggtactTAATTAGATACAAGGGCCGTGATGGCTTAGAATGAGAGATCAGAAGTTTATCATGTCAAAAATGTATCAACAATGAAATAGGAGCTAGGGCAAGGAACTTAACCTGGACCTAGAAACTTAAAGCCCTCAACCATCTGCACCTCAGCATCATTGATAAAGATAGGTTGTACTCTGCCCCACTTCCCGATTTGAGATTTTTTTAACTAAACATAATAACTAGCCACTGGCATTAAAGGGAAAGGTGGTCTTAATACTATACCACTTAGCTGTCTACTTCCTTCTGTGCTCAGACTCATCATTTTTTGATATTTGGCCCACGGCagtggtgtcacctgcaaatgtAGATTTAGCTGGAGGAGAATCTGACCACAGTGTATAAAGAGTAAAGTAGAGGGGCTAAGGAGACAGCTTTGTGGGACACCAGTGTTAAGGAAGATAGTGGCAAAGATATAGTTGCCCATCTTTGCTGATAgcagtcaggaagtcaaggatccaattgcagaaggaggttgTTCACTTCATGAACAGTGATTCAACTGAAACCCATTTTATTGGCATCTTCTACCAGTGAGATAGTGGGTTCTGCATGATGCATACCTTCTGCAAATGATGgaattgtgttgctttggatttccagcatctgcagacctcctCATGTTAATGACCAGTGGATTAGAGTTATTGGTAAACCAGCCGATCACCTGATATGGTGGAAGGCATTAAGCTCAACCTATGAGTGCTCTTAAAGTGCAAAaggaatggaggaatttaatgtacAGTTTCTCCTTATTCTTGCTGTTACTGATTTCTGCATTAAAAGTactttgcccccccccccttctctgtTGTAATCTGGTCTTGTTCACTTTGCAGAAACAAGCACTAATGGAACAGGTGGCACATCAGGCTGTCGTTATGCAGTTCATTATAGAATTGGGCAGAAGCCTTCAACAGGATCCCCGGGGCTGCTTCCGACAGTTTTTTGAGAAAGCAAGGGTAAGGTCATGACATAAATTATGTGCAGTCTAGAATAAACTTACTTCTAGTCAGGATGGCACCAAGCTGTGGTCTTCATTGACATCGTGGCTCAGGCTTGTTTTTTCTTAATTTGTTATGGATGGttttgaggggagagagagggaagctgGGGTCAGATTACGGTTTAAGGActgggatgtggaggagttagaggtcaggctggAGTCTAGGCCTTCATTCCATGTTGAAAGGCCAAAGACGTGGACAGGTGATGAAGGACGTCCCTGGATATCAGGCAGTCCTAGGATGGTGGGTCACTGGATCGGGTGTCCATGGGAGCAGGGAGCGCGAGGTCGGTCAATTGGTGAGTCCAGAATTCAAGCCTGGAGTTTGAGATCCCGCCATTGGCTAGTCCAGGGGTTGATAACAAGGATCAGAGCTGAAAGTAGGAGACTGGAGGTCTGGACCCTGTCCTGTCATTAGAGGACTCTgtgtgtggatgggagggaggaaaggggcttgttttggtgTGGTCTTGGCAGTGTATTGTACAACTGCTGTAAAATTTCCCAATTTCTATATTCCATGCCCTGAGTGATGAAAGCCAGTATGCCAAATGCCTTCACCACCTCGCCTACCTTTTCAGTTTTatgatttctagtatctgcaataCTTTGTGCTTAGATTTGCACTTGTTGAATTTGTTACTTCGCTGTTGGTACAGCTGAAATTCTCCAACAGATTTTTTAGAAATTGAACAGTGCTGTTAACTTGAGTGTCCTTGGCAATATAACATCCACGTAAATGAAAGTACAAAAAAATGCAGCTGTTGGAAATGTTATATCTCTACTCCATGGAGTagacacaggccattcagcccatctagtcattgCCAGTTCTCAACATACCCAACAGTACTGTTAACCTTTTCTGTCTGTAGTATTCCATTTCGTGTTCACATTGCCTCTCCCGCCCCACTGTCACCACTTGGTTTTCTTGCCTCCCACCTATCAGGAGCCAATTAACAAACATatttgggatgtggggggaaactggagcatttgGAGGAAACCTGGGCTCCAGGAGTAATTTGTTTCTGTTCTGTTTGGAACCTCTGGCAGTTAAATCACAATGTTCAATCTATTCCATCCATGCTTGATAATTACTTGTCGAGCAAATAAAAACCAATTCATCTGCTTAAGCCTTTATCTGCTCTTCCCTGAAAGATGCAAACTCTCAGTGTACCCTCTTGTATGTTGGCCATTGCAATCCTAAATTGAGCTGATCAAGGTAACATTTGTTTTTCTCACTGGCTTGCTTCACCCTGTACAAAGATAGCCGAAGAGGGATACATGGACGCCTTTAACGCTGAACTAGCAGCATTCATCCAGCGGGTACGAGAATTTGCAGATACGGTGCCACTACAGAAAGCAGCCCAACACCAGAATCACTTGGATGCTCATGGTCGGTGTCCTGTGGAGGTGTTCgagtctttgccacaggcaagtACCTGCTcttaggggaaaaaaaaaaaatcatggattCACTTTTGTTTTATTTGTCTGGCTACAAGTTTGTGCTTAAAGCTTATTTTTGCAAATATTGGAGAGTGGCTTGCTTTTGTGAGTGAGTTGATGTCCATTTGAACAGGTCTTGTTTCTGGGAATATAGCTCTGTGCCTAATGTTGTTATCCAGCTCCCATTTTCCTTCATAGTCTCCAGTATCTGGGAAAATATCTGGCCCATAAAATGCCAGACCATTGTCTTTTAGCTCCTGAGCCAGTTTTGGGCTCAGCTTGCTGTCTATAGAGGGCCCTTGTTGCTCTGATCCGTCAACTGTGTATGACAATGTCAAAAGCCCTGCCAAAAGCAATGTTGGAATCTACACCCAGCCATCACTATTGTGTTCAGTGCTCAGATATTCAGATACTTCTTGCAACTCTGCTGATGCAGAATATCAAAGTTCTATGCTCCCAGcccaccaacaccccccccccatgaaGCCTTTGGCAAATGGAATTCAGGGACGAGCTCTAGAGTCTTTATAATGAGTTCTATCTGCCTTCCAGGAGCTCAAATGGTGTTTCCAGTTGCAAGATGTCCACATTCTCCAGAATGTGCTTAGCAACATGAACCCTCAGGTATGTCTTACAACATCTGTCCCTTTCTAAGTTCTGATCAAGTCTtgaaaggtcctccatctttatTTTCATCCCTCCTATTTTGTCTCTTTACAAAACAGTTTTATAAGGCAGATGAGGCACAGACAACCCCTTCCAACTTGCCTTCGTTTCAAAGCCTGACATCATTGGAGAGGACTAGGGACCTATCACATCGTTCTATGCTGGGCAAAGCCAGAGCTTCCCAGGGGACAAAGGTGGGGGATATGTGACAACATTCAGGCTTGATTTAATAAGTTATTTATACTGCACCTTCAGCAAGACCTACCATTAACTTTCAACATAATCGGTGTTGCGACATATAACAGATGTACATGGTAGAATATCATTAGCAGAAATTTAACAGCCAGCCAAAGGGTTATTGTGGCTATAGAAGCATGTTGGAGGCTGGGTATTCTATGACATTTGGTGATTATTCTCTTCCAAATGCAATAGGCATACAATACTTGATGGACTTGCTTTACTTGTCTGATTAAAGTATAGCTCCAAACACACTTGAAATTTTACACCATCCTGGGCCTATACCACATACTTCTTCCTATACATTCTCTCCCTCCATCCAAGTGCCCATCTAGAAATTGCTCTGTAAAACCTGCCAGTTTGTTAACCACAGTTCCAAAGTCTTTGGGCCTGCTGCTTGCAAGGTTGAGAACAACTATGTTGCTTCCTTCAAATTCCCTTCCAAattacacaccatcctgacttgaaaaTAACTCTCCTGTTTATTGCTGAATTAAAATTCTGCCTGGTACCTTTGGAGCACATTGTCAATAACCCTTCTAGTCAGTAACCTTGCACATCACTCCCAATCCATTGATTCGGTCAAACCGAAACCCTGGGCTGCTATGAAATGAAGCTTAGGAATATGCCTAATTTAACACTCTACTTGCAGTCATACTGGTTAGTTAATGCAATGTGTTTTTTGGTTTCCATTTTAAGAAATTGTCTATTCAAAATATTCCCCATATTTGTAAGTGGCAGTGAGAAAGGTTGTGTGCACGTCAAGGCTGCTGTGAGATTAAATCTGCTGTGATGCCATCTGGTAGCACATATTGATGGATCACAGGCTAGAAAACCAATGGTGCACACCAAGTTGAtggcactgtatgttttgatttacAGTAAGGACCTTTGAAATCTTTGTTGCAAACCCTTGATTCTGGTGTAGAGGACACGTTTGAACTCTATTCAAATGGTCTGCCACTCTGAGTTTTCCTTACATTTATCTGATGTCTTTCCCATCCTCGGAATGTACCAGAGAATATCAATGTGTCGCCACGTTCCGGAGCTCACAGAACTAATGATTTGTGCATGGTAGAGTTCCCTCAGATACTGCAATTTCTGTTGTGACTGCTGGTTGAGGGATAATTGATATCCAAGAAAACTGGGCAGCTGTGCTTTTTGGATAACTCCTTGGGATCAGTTTAATTCGCACTGAGTAAACAGGATCACAGTATATCTCCACGCCCAAATGGCACTTATCTAACCAAGCTGAGGTGTGAGTTTGAGCCAGTGTGGGAAAGCATTTTATTTTTGGTAttgttttatttaaaaataaatatcgaCAGCCTAACAGCAACTTGCTTGTCATGTTTCCCTATTTTAATTTCCATTCAAAGCTGAAATGATTTGTAACCTTTGACTCCTTTGTGGCCAGCAGGACCAAGTGGGTCAGGAATCATTGGAAGCTTTCTCCTTGAGTTTGATTGCGAGCAAATGATTATGACTTTTTCTTTTGTCCCATTATTGTTCTGTACCCCCGTGTAATGTCAACAGTCCTCTTGAACTTTTGATCCATTTCTATTTTAGGTTGCTGAACAATACTTGCAGCACTATATTGATGCTGGACTAAGGATCTACAGTACTCAAGAAGCCAAAGAGGAAAGAAATGAGGAGCCTAGAATGGACATATCATAAGTGTTTAGCAATAATGCTGCCTACTAGAAATATACATAAACATTTTCACTACAGTGGAAGAAAAACCGGCTATTTTTGTATGTAACTGGTAACTTGCCTGTTCGAATGCTGCACTTTATTCGTCAggagtgttttaaaaaaaagttttattgAAACCCGAACTGTTGGCAGTATGAATTGGATGCTTAAGTGTCTTGATGCTGGCTGTTTTGGAATACAGTACAGAATTTGTGGATAAATGTTCTGTCCTTTCCCACCTGAGCTCAGACTATGATACCTACTGGGTAGATTCTACAGTAAACTACAGAAGGTTTTCCCTTCATTATTCTGATTAGGTTTCTTATAGGTGTCAAGTTCCTGACAAACTGAGGCAGAGCATCCCTGTAGGAAATATGTACTTAAAACCTATGTTTtaagagtaaagggaattgtgCCTTTGACTTTAGCTGCAGGGCATACATTATTTTTAGTGCAAGCAATAAACGTGTTGAACATGAATGGATTTCTCCCCCACCCATCCTAATACTTCACTAATGTTAGTGGAATATTTTCACGACTATGTTATTGTTTAAAATACACCATAATTTGGACAAATTGGCACCTGCTTGAAGCtttataaaataaaaattcatAGGAAACCTAGGCACATTCAAAGCAAA contains the following coding sequences:
- the LOC134347088 gene encoding hsp90 co-chaperone Cdc37-like 1 isoform X2 — encoded protein: MMEYRAGFPGAASDNDGEEEGEGGEKYRLLPGVAWRSQVYSGGVESVCHKEQELMKKTVECRWRLAEAQQRLCNLELHNSESLEQERAKAQTEYWELKKKEDEWRQKEEELIWNERMSSWNIDTVSKESVINRSTKCKEVEEDKYGKNATFAQKYEQQIRHFGMLKRWIDSQRYLSDHPHLVCQETANYLIKWCFHLKEEEKQALMEQVAHQAVVMQFIIELGRSLQQDPRGCFRQFFEKARIAEEGYMDAFNAELAAFIQRVREFADTVPLQKAAQHQNHLDAHGRCPVEVFESLPQELKWCFQLQDVHILQNVLSNMNPQFYKADEAQTTPSNLPSFQSLTSLERTRDLSHRSMLGKARASQGTKVAEQYLQHYIDAGLRIYSTQEAKEERNEEPRMDIS
- the LOC134347088 gene encoding hsp90 co-chaperone Cdc37-like 1 isoform X1 codes for the protein MMEYRAGFPGAASDNDGEEEGEGGEKYRLLPGVAWRSQVYSGGVESVCHKEQELMKKTVECRWRLAEAQQRLCNLELHNSESLEQERAKAQTEYWELKKKEDEWRQKEEELIWNERMSSWNIDTVSKEVFNKSVINRSTKCKEVEEDKYGKNATFAQKYEQQIRHFGMLKRWIDSQRYLSDHPHLVCQETANYLIKWCFHLKEEEKQALMEQVAHQAVVMQFIIELGRSLQQDPRGCFRQFFEKARIAEEGYMDAFNAELAAFIQRVREFADTVPLQKAAQHQNHLDAHGRCPVEVFESLPQELKWCFQLQDVHILQNVLSNMNPQFYKADEAQTTPSNLPSFQSLTSLERTRDLSHRSMLGKARASQGTKVAEQYLQHYIDAGLRIYSTQEAKEERNEEPRMDIS
- the LOC134347088 gene encoding hsp90 co-chaperone Cdc37-like 1 isoform X4, which codes for MMEYRAGFPGAASDNDGEEEGEGGEKYRLLPGVAWRSQVYSGGVESVCHKEQELMKKTVECRWRLAEAQQRLCNLELHNSESLEQERAKAQTEYWELKKKEDEWRQKEEELIWNERMSSWNIDTVSKEVFNKSVINRSTKCKEVEEDKYGKNATFAQKYEQQIRHFGMLKRWIDSQRYLSDHPHLVCQETANYLIKWCFHLKEEEKQALMEQVAHQAVVMQFIIELGRSLQQDPRGCFRQFFEKARIAEEGYMDAFNAELAAFIQRVREFADTVPLQKAAQHQNHLDAHGRCPVEVFESLPQELKWCFQLQDVHILQNVLSNMNPQVAEQYLQHYIDAGLRIYSTQEAKEERNEEPRMDIS
- the LOC134347088 gene encoding hsp90 co-chaperone Cdc37-like 1 isoform X5 gives rise to the protein MMEYRAGFPGAASDNDGEEEGEGGEKYRLLPGVAWRSQVYSGGVESVCHKEQELMKKTVECRWRLAEAQQRLCNLELHNSESLEQERAKAQTEYWELKKKEDEWRQKEEELIWNERMSSWNIDTVSKEVFNKSVINRSTKCKEVEEDKYGKNATFAQKYEQQIRHFGMLKRWIDSQRYLSDHPHLVCQETANYLIKWCFHLKEEEKQALMEQVAHQAVVMQFIIELGRSLQQDPRGCFRQFFEKARIAEEGYMDAFNAELAAFIQRVREFADTVPLQKAAQHQNHLDAHGRCPVEVFESLPQVAEQYLQHYIDAGLRIYSTQEAKEERNEEPRMDIS
- the LOC134347088 gene encoding hsp90 co-chaperone Cdc37-like 1 isoform X3, with the protein product MSNIKDHSFKVYSGGVESVCHKEQELMKKTVECRWRLAEAQQRLCNLELHNSESLEQERAKAQTEYWELKKKEDEWRQKEEELIWNERMSSWNIDTVSKEVFNKSVINRSTKCKEVEEDKYGKNATFAQKYEQQIRHFGMLKRWIDSQRYLSDHPHLVCQETANYLIKWCFHLKEEEKQALMEQVAHQAVVMQFIIELGRSLQQDPRGCFRQFFEKARIAEEGYMDAFNAELAAFIQRVREFADTVPLQKAAQHQNHLDAHGRCPVEVFESLPQELKWCFQLQDVHILQNVLSNMNPQFYKADEAQTTPSNLPSFQSLTSLERTRDLSHRSMLGKARASQGTKVAEQYLQHYIDAGLRIYSTQEAKEERNEEPRMDIS